A portion of the Sabethes cyaneus chromosome 3, idSabCyanKW18_F2, whole genome shotgun sequence genome contains these proteins:
- the LOC128744364 gene encoding protein timeless isoform X1 yields the protein MEWLLANPQINSTFGSLGSFVDDIYLVNDDCQATLEEIICKLTLEDSTLRTFRRAIGFGQNVKNDIIPLLVHANDPKIIDTTIRLLVNLTVPVECLLAVDSVSATEIGRHTVFELNKLLITSKEVFVDLKTTKAVIDHMKCLLDTDGKLSVDSCDSINNCLLLLRNILHVPEGSAMCGPVPYPYSGTAHSTSLQNQIIWNLFTQSLDKLLIFLMSCPQRSYWAVTMAQLVALLYKDQHISTLQKLLNMWFESTMSESSEDNESNTSPPKQCSGESSPMLTSDSSDNGSANIPNVGRSSEDAKQSTRMGTELPAQTILARAIKSHQKYHFTTKFNEETNNNANDQDAKSTPVTESCEVEKYFLCANLSNQLHTIQSSLQMHHIPSPAPCVASSKRFATALESAAPSKLPSPRHVVTSSSAASSAKGKDFSDPNAPFSVPKTVHQALKNQTKMSLSETSDCGYGTQAEKESISTSSNEDDGPNRKPVHQKPPPNQKQRYNAANKQRNQVSIQEKKELRRKKLVKRSKSNIINMKGLMHRAPTDDDISNLLKEFTVDFLVKGYSYLVQDLHVQLLSDLQVQIDTSHFFWLVTYFLKFATQLELDMEHINCVLSFDIVSYLTYEGVMLCEQLEQLSREGQADVKPCLRRIHLVVTAIREFLQALDSYKKSTHLTKDDKEKLRTLQLQISSTENLKGLFVLLLRCYNPTLQSRQYLQDLIVTNHFLILLADGINTVSEARNENLLAHIKKFATTEIMHQYGLLLENFRGNGAFVNDCIFTMMHHVGGDLEQIDVLFQPGILKTYSQIWETEYEICDDWSDLIEYVIHKFISTPQQPSSVTLTNTLPELTSQVLAGNNRMDSWTQEEKDSLHWYYVQCKQNKSLVTDILKLFQESGNHQKTRQAVVEQLYEQEIITAERYDELMKVENPNHERGSPMSHPGKKEDEDKSSPTAVNDIQVCIVMLLLILLHSTMISTNFQVLRDRLMKENKGKMIIWLQQSLLECCYAKLNMFNPNIGLDSCCVRIIEPIPYLCILKKKSIPVVPWDQEQASVLSYQPFVLLLHKLGFHLPADAKKMFVRIPEFWTADILYNIALKLGPLETSLVHFDPNLLGMIDKQHQTKENSRPIMEDLRDNSVEVERSNI from the exons ATGGAATGGTTACTTGCTAACCCGCAGATCAACAGCACATTCGGCTCGCTCGGTTCGTTTGTCGATGACATCTACCTGGTTAACGATGACTGCCAGGCGACCTTGGAGGAAATTATATGTAAGCTGACCCTTGAGGATAGCACGCTCCGGACATTCCGAAGGGCGATTGGTTTTGGCCAAAATGTAAAGAATGACATCATACCGCTGCTGGTTCATGcaaatgatccgaaaattatCGACACAACCATTCGGTTGCTGGTGAATCTAACAGTTCCGGTTGAATGCCTGCTAGCAGTGGATTCGGTTTCGGCTACGGAAATCGGCAGACATACTGTTTTCGAGCTGAATAAGCTGCTTATTACAAGCAAGGAGGTGTTTGTCGATTTGAAAACAACCAAAGCGGTGATTGACCATATGAAATGCCTGCTGGATACTGACGGGAAATTATCGGTCGACAGCTGTGATAGCATAAACAATTGTTTACTATTGTTGAGAAATATTCTTCATGTTCCGGAAGGCAGTGCAATGTGCGGTCCAGTTCCCTATCCGTATTCTGGTACTGCACACAGTACTTCGCTTCAGAATCAGATCATATGGAATTTATTTACCCAAAGTCTGGATAAGttattgatatttttgatgTCCTGTCCTCAGCGTTCTTATTGGGCCGTAACAATGGCTCAGCTAGTGGCACTTCTATACAAGGACCAGCATATAAGCACCTTACAGAAGCTGTTGAATATGTGGTTTGAATCAACTATGTCTGAAAGCTCGGAGGATAATGAAAGCAACACATCACCTCCGAAGCAGTGCAGCGGAGAGTCTAGTCCCATGTTAACCTCCGATTCGTCTGACAATG GCAGCGCAAATATTCCAAATGTAGGAAGATCGTCCGAGGATGCAAAACAGTCGACCAGGATGGGAACTGAACTGCCAGCGCAAACGATCCTAGCCAGGGCAATTAAATCACATCAGAAATACCATTTCACAACGAAATTTAACGAAGAAACCAACAACAATGCCAATGACCAAGATGCCAAATCAACCCCGGTGACTGAATCCTGCGAagtcgaaaaatattttttatgtgctAATCTATCGAATCAACTACACACTATTCAATCATCAttgcagatgcaccacattcCGAGTCCGGCTCCGTGTGTTGCTTCTTCGAAAAGGTTTGCGACGGCGTTGGAATCTGCTGCTCCTTCGAAATTACCTTCCCCCCGTCATGTAGTGACCTCATCGTCAGCGGCCAGCTCCGCCAAAGGTAAGGATTTCTCAGATCCGAACGCACCGTTCTCGGTACCGAAAACAGTTCATCAAGCGTTGAAGAATCAAACCAAGATGTCGCTCTCTGAGACTTCAGATTGTGGTTACGGAACGCAAGCGGAAAAAGAGTCCATCTCAACGTCCAGCAACGAAGATGACGGGCCCAATCGGAAACCGGTCCACCAGAAGCCTCCCCCAAATCAGAAGCAGCGCTACAACGCAGCCAACAAACAGCGGAACCAGGTTTCGATTCAGGAGAAAAAGGAACTGCGTAGGAAAAAGCTGGTTAAACGCAGTAAAAGCAACAT TATTAACATGAAGGGACTAATGCACCGCGCTCCTACAGATGACGACATATCTAATTTGCTGAAGGAGTTTACAGTGGACTTTCTGGTCAAGGGATATAGCTATTTGGTTCAGGATCTTCATGTACAGCTTCTATCGGACTTG CAAGTACAAATCGATACGTCGCATTTCTTCTGGTTGGTGACGTATTTTCTCAAGTTTGCCACCCAACTGGAGCTCGACATGGAGCATATCAATTGTGTGCTCTCATTCGACATTGTCAGTTACCTGACGTACGAGGGAGTGATGTTATGCGAACAACTGGAGCAGCTGAGCCGCGAGGGTCAAGCGGATGTTAAACCGTGCTTGAGACGGATTCATCTG GTTGTTACAGCTATCCGAGAGTTTCTGCAGGCTCTTGACTCATACAAAAAGAGTACACATTTAACAAAG GATGATAAAGAAAAGTTGAGAACACTCCAACTACAGATAAGTAGTACTGAAAACCTGAAAGGACTATTTGTACTATTGCTTCGGTGCTACAATCCAACTCTACAGAGCCGACAATACCTACAAGATTTGATAGTAACGAATCATTTCCTTATATTGCTTGCAGATGGAATCAATACCGTTTCGGAAGCAAGAAACGAGAATTTGTTAGCACACATTAAAAA ATTTGCCACAACAGAAATCATGCACCAGTATGGTTTATTGCTGGAGAACTTCCGTGGCAATGGTGCGTTTGTCAACGATTGCATCTTCACCATGATGCACCACGTCGGTGGTGATCTCGAACAGATCGATGTCCTTTTTCAACCTGGCATTCTAAAAACCTACTCACAAATATGGGAAACAGAATACGAGATATGTGAC GACTGGTCCGATTTGATAGAATACGTGATCCACAAGTTCATCAGCACCCCACAACAACCCAGCTCAGTGACACTTACCAACACACTGCCGGAGCTTACGAGCCAGGTTCTAGCCGGTAACAACCGGATGGACTCTTGGACCCAGGAAGAGAAAGACTCCCTCCATTGGTACTATGTTCAGTGCAAGCAAAACAAGTCGTTGGTCACGGACATCCTGAAGCTGTTCCAGGAGAGTGGCAATCACCAGAAGACCCGCCAGGCAGTCGTCGAACAGCTCTACGAGCAGGAAATTATAACCGCAGAGCGTTACGATGAGCTAATGAAGGTCGAAAATCCAAACCATGAGCGGGGCTCTCCAATGTCACATCCTGGTAAAAAAGAGGATGAAGATAAGAGTTCACCCACGGCTGTTAATGACATACAGGTGTGCATCGTGATGTTATTGCTCATTTTATTGCATAGTACAATGATTTCAACAAACTTTCAGGTTTTACGAGACAGACTGATGAAAGAAAATAAAGGGAAAATGATTATATGGCTGCAGCAAAGTTTGTTAGAATGCTGTTATGCTAAGCTGAATATGTTCAACCCCAACATAGGACTCGATAGTTGTTGCGTGAGAATAATTGAACCTATACCATATCTTTGCATTC TAAAAAAGAAATCAATACCCGTAGTACCATGGGATCAAGAGCAGGCTTCAGTACTGTCATATCAACCCTTCGTATTGCTGCTGCATAAGCTCGGTTTCCATCTACCAGCCGACGCAAAGAAAATGTTTGTTCGAATACCGGAATTCTGGACCGCCGACATTCTCTACAATATTGCCTTAAAGCTGGGCCCATTGGAAACCT cTTTGGTTCACTTCGATCCGAATCTTCTCGGCATGATAGATAAGCAGCACCAAACCAAAGAGAATTCTCGTCCAATTATGGAAGATCTGCGTGACAATTCGGTCGAAGTTGAAAGGTCAAACATATGA
- the LOC128744364 gene encoding protein timeless isoform X5 — translation MEWLLANPQINSTFGSLGSFVDDIYLVNDDCQATLEEIICKLTLEDSTLRTFRRAIGFGQNVKNDIIPLLVHANDPKIIDTTIRLLVNLTVPVECLLAVDSVSATEIGRHTVFELNKLLITSKEVFVDLKTTKAVIDHMKCLLDTDGKLSVDSCDSINNCLLLLRNILHVPEGSAMCGPVPYPYSGTAHSTSLQNQIIWNLFTQSLDKLLIFLMSCPQRSYWAVTMAQLVALLYKDQHISTLQKLLNMWFESTMSESSEDNESNTSPPKQCSGESSPMLTSDSSDNGSANIPNVGRSSEDAKQSTRMGTELPAQTILARAIKSHQKYHFTTKFNEETNNNANDQDAKSTPVTESCEVEKYFLCANLSNQLHTIQSSLQMHHIPSPAPCVASSKRFATALESAAPSKLPSPRHVVTSSSAASSAKGKDFSDPNAPFSVPKTVHQALKNQTKMSLSETSDCGYGTQAEKESISTSSNEDDGPNRKPVHQKPPPNQKQRYNAANKQRNQVSIQEKKELRRKKLVKRSKSNIINMKGLMHRAPTDDDISNLLKEFTVDFLVKGYSYLVQDLHVQLLSDLQVQIDTSHFFWLVTYFLKFATQLELDMEHINCVLSFDIVSYLTYEGVMLCEQLEQLSREGQADVKPCLRRIHLVVTAIREFLQALDSYKKSTHLTKDDKEKLRTLQLQISSTENLKGLFVLLLRCYNPTLQSRQYLQDLIVTNHFLILLADGINTVSEARNENLLAHIKKFATTEIMHQYGLLLENFRGNGAFVNDCIFTMMHHVGGDLEQIDVLFQPGILKTYSQIWETEYEICDDWSDLIEYVIHKFISTPQQPSSVTLTNTLPELTSQVLAGNNRMDSWTQEEKDSLHWYYVQCKQNKSLVTDILKLFQESGNHQKTRQAVVEQLYEQEIITAERYDELMKVENPNHERGSPMSHPGKKEDEDKSSPTAVNDIQVLRDRLMKENKGKMIIWLQQSLLECCYAKLNMFNPNIGLDSCCVRIIEPIPYLCILKKKSIPVVPWDQEQASVLSYQPFVLLLHKLGFHLPADAKKMFVRIPEFWTADILYNIALKLGPLETSLVHFDPNLLGMIDKQHQTKENSRPIMEDLRDNSVEVERSNI, via the exons ATGGAATGGTTACTTGCTAACCCGCAGATCAACAGCACATTCGGCTCGCTCGGTTCGTTTGTCGATGACATCTACCTGGTTAACGATGACTGCCAGGCGACCTTGGAGGAAATTATATGTAAGCTGACCCTTGAGGATAGCACGCTCCGGACATTCCGAAGGGCGATTGGTTTTGGCCAAAATGTAAAGAATGACATCATACCGCTGCTGGTTCATGcaaatgatccgaaaattatCGACACAACCATTCGGTTGCTGGTGAATCTAACAGTTCCGGTTGAATGCCTGCTAGCAGTGGATTCGGTTTCGGCTACGGAAATCGGCAGACATACTGTTTTCGAGCTGAATAAGCTGCTTATTACAAGCAAGGAGGTGTTTGTCGATTTGAAAACAACCAAAGCGGTGATTGACCATATGAAATGCCTGCTGGATACTGACGGGAAATTATCGGTCGACAGCTGTGATAGCATAAACAATTGTTTACTATTGTTGAGAAATATTCTTCATGTTCCGGAAGGCAGTGCAATGTGCGGTCCAGTTCCCTATCCGTATTCTGGTACTGCACACAGTACTTCGCTTCAGAATCAGATCATATGGAATTTATTTACCCAAAGTCTGGATAAGttattgatatttttgatgTCCTGTCCTCAGCGTTCTTATTGGGCCGTAACAATGGCTCAGCTAGTGGCACTTCTATACAAGGACCAGCATATAAGCACCTTACAGAAGCTGTTGAATATGTGGTTTGAATCAACTATGTCTGAAAGCTCGGAGGATAATGAAAGCAACACATCACCTCCGAAGCAGTGCAGCGGAGAGTCTAGTCCCATGTTAACCTCCGATTCGTCTGACAATG GCAGCGCAAATATTCCAAATGTAGGAAGATCGTCCGAGGATGCAAAACAGTCGACCAGGATGGGAACTGAACTGCCAGCGCAAACGATCCTAGCCAGGGCAATTAAATCACATCAGAAATACCATTTCACAACGAAATTTAACGAAGAAACCAACAACAATGCCAATGACCAAGATGCCAAATCAACCCCGGTGACTGAATCCTGCGAagtcgaaaaatattttttatgtgctAATCTATCGAATCAACTACACACTATTCAATCATCAttgcagatgcaccacattcCGAGTCCGGCTCCGTGTGTTGCTTCTTCGAAAAGGTTTGCGACGGCGTTGGAATCTGCTGCTCCTTCGAAATTACCTTCCCCCCGTCATGTAGTGACCTCATCGTCAGCGGCCAGCTCCGCCAAAGGTAAGGATTTCTCAGATCCGAACGCACCGTTCTCGGTACCGAAAACAGTTCATCAAGCGTTGAAGAATCAAACCAAGATGTCGCTCTCTGAGACTTCAGATTGTGGTTACGGAACGCAAGCGGAAAAAGAGTCCATCTCAACGTCCAGCAACGAAGATGACGGGCCCAATCGGAAACCGGTCCACCAGAAGCCTCCCCCAAATCAGAAGCAGCGCTACAACGCAGCCAACAAACAGCGGAACCAGGTTTCGATTCAGGAGAAAAAGGAACTGCGTAGGAAAAAGCTGGTTAAACGCAGTAAAAGCAACAT TATTAACATGAAGGGACTAATGCACCGCGCTCCTACAGATGACGACATATCTAATTTGCTGAAGGAGTTTACAGTGGACTTTCTGGTCAAGGGATATAGCTATTTGGTTCAGGATCTTCATGTACAGCTTCTATCGGACTTG CAAGTACAAATCGATACGTCGCATTTCTTCTGGTTGGTGACGTATTTTCTCAAGTTTGCCACCCAACTGGAGCTCGACATGGAGCATATCAATTGTGTGCTCTCATTCGACATTGTCAGTTACCTGACGTACGAGGGAGTGATGTTATGCGAACAACTGGAGCAGCTGAGCCGCGAGGGTCAAGCGGATGTTAAACCGTGCTTGAGACGGATTCATCTG GTTGTTACAGCTATCCGAGAGTTTCTGCAGGCTCTTGACTCATACAAAAAGAGTACACATTTAACAAAG GATGATAAAGAAAAGTTGAGAACACTCCAACTACAGATAAGTAGTACTGAAAACCTGAAAGGACTATTTGTACTATTGCTTCGGTGCTACAATCCAACTCTACAGAGCCGACAATACCTACAAGATTTGATAGTAACGAATCATTTCCTTATATTGCTTGCAGATGGAATCAATACCGTTTCGGAAGCAAGAAACGAGAATTTGTTAGCACACATTAAAAA ATTTGCCACAACAGAAATCATGCACCAGTATGGTTTATTGCTGGAGAACTTCCGTGGCAATGGTGCGTTTGTCAACGATTGCATCTTCACCATGATGCACCACGTCGGTGGTGATCTCGAACAGATCGATGTCCTTTTTCAACCTGGCATTCTAAAAACCTACTCACAAATATGGGAAACAGAATACGAGATATGTGAC GACTGGTCCGATTTGATAGAATACGTGATCCACAAGTTCATCAGCACCCCACAACAACCCAGCTCAGTGACACTTACCAACACACTGCCGGAGCTTACGAGCCAGGTTCTAGCCGGTAACAACCGGATGGACTCTTGGACCCAGGAAGAGAAAGACTCCCTCCATTGGTACTATGTTCAGTGCAAGCAAAACAAGTCGTTGGTCACGGACATCCTGAAGCTGTTCCAGGAGAGTGGCAATCACCAGAAGACCCGCCAGGCAGTCGTCGAACAGCTCTACGAGCAGGAAATTATAACCGCAGAGCGTTACGATGAGCTAATGAAGGTCGAAAATCCAAACCATGAGCGGGGCTCTCCAATGTCACATCCTGGTAAAAAAGAGGATGAAGATAAGAGTTCACCCACGGCTGTTAATGACATACAG GTTTTACGAGACAGACTGATGAAAGAAAATAAAGGGAAAATGATTATATGGCTGCAGCAAAGTTTGTTAGAATGCTGTTATGCTAAGCTGAATATGTTCAACCCCAACATAGGACTCGATAGTTGTTGCGTGAGAATAATTGAACCTATACCATATCTTTGCATTC TAAAAAAGAAATCAATACCCGTAGTACCATGGGATCAAGAGCAGGCTTCAGTACTGTCATATCAACCCTTCGTATTGCTGCTGCATAAGCTCGGTTTCCATCTACCAGCCGACGCAAAGAAAATGTTTGTTCGAATACCGGAATTCTGGACCGCCGACATTCTCTACAATATTGCCTTAAAGCTGGGCCCATTGGAAACCT cTTTGGTTCACTTCGATCCGAATCTTCTCGGCATGATAGATAAGCAGCACCAAACCAAAGAGAATTCTCGTCCAATTATGGAAGATCTGCGTGACAATTCGGTCGAAGTTGAAAGGTCAAACATATGA